The Anaerobacillus sp. CMMVII genome contains the following window.
GTTGTAACCGCACTTCAGTTAGCGATCGACCGGGCAAGTGAGTTACAAGGTACAAATATAAAAAAATGGGAATGGGGTAAATTCCATCAGGTTAAGTTTCAGCATCCATTAGCAGCGATCTCGCCACTGCATCTTTTATTTAACCCGAACCCTCAGGCAGTTGGTGGAAGTGCGATCACGGTCATGGCTGCGTCATGGAATTTAACTACAGGCGAAGTAAATCATGGAGCTGGCTGGAGAGGTGTCATGGATTTAGCTGATTTATCAAGA
Protein-coding sequences here:
- a CDS encoding penicillin acylase family protein, translated to MARHFRDTRVVVDELIRRAARGDVSPWIGKKGDFDEVVVTALQLAIDRASELQGTNIKKWEWGKFHQVKFQHPLAAISPLHLLFNPNPQAVGGSAITVMAASWNLTTGEVNHGAGWRGVMDLADLSR